A window of Paenibacillus sp. 19GGS1-52 contains these coding sequences:
- a CDS encoding arabinan endo-1,5-alpha-L-arabinosidase, giving the protein MDMKPVFPDSPGPFTMYDTSIIHEESAWTIHNAHDPGIIKTDQGYYVFSTDVKVGGELTPGIMVRKSQDLIHWQWVHYALPGIPQVAKDWADSVNLWAPDVVKYGDQYRMYYSASTFGSRQSLIGLQTSASIEGPWTDEGVVIQTRAEDHLNAIDANVLTDAEGQMWMVYGSFFGGIHLIELDKESGKPKHAGFGALIAKRDRVTEDGAVEGPYIVYNEQFKKYYLFVSYDSLFEDYNVRVARADVITGPYLDYNGQDMSDSEQLPQYEIGTKILGGYRFGDDPGWIAPGHNSVLNDNGNYFMVHHARGEMDKHWAYLHVRKILWTEDGWPVVSPERYAGELEQEIPERLLTGTWEQVLLDPSVDGQVQSAPLVFQSNGNVEGACGAGQWSLDGNRTLTLVWNDIQQGAGRTEKLQLLPAWDWEQNRATLVFTGLNEIGIASWGKQSS; this is encoded by the coding sequence ATGGATATGAAGCCAGTCTTTCCGGATTCTCCCGGACCCTTCACTATGTATGATACTTCCATTATTCATGAAGAATCGGCATGGACCATTCATAACGCCCATGACCCCGGGATCATTAAGACGGATCAAGGCTACTATGTATTTTCTACCGATGTGAAGGTCGGTGGCGAGCTTACTCCAGGAATTATGGTTCGTAAATCACAGGATCTGATCCACTGGCAATGGGTGCATTATGCGTTGCCAGGAATTCCACAGGTGGCCAAGGACTGGGCCGATTCCGTGAATTTATGGGCTCCAGACGTTGTGAAATACGGCGACCAATACCGGATGTATTATTCGGCATCTACATTTGGGAGCAGACAATCGCTGATCGGCCTTCAGACCTCAGCGTCTATTGAAGGTCCTTGGACAGATGAAGGCGTGGTGATTCAGACGCGTGCAGAGGATCATCTCAATGCGATTGATGCCAATGTGCTTACGGACGCAGAGGGACAGATGTGGATGGTTTACGGCTCTTTTTTTGGCGGCATTCATCTGATTGAGTTGGATAAGGAATCGGGCAAGCCCAAGCATGCTGGCTTCGGAGCGCTGATTGCCAAACGCGATAGGGTTACTGAAGACGGAGCTGTTGAAGGACCCTACATTGTGTACAACGAGCAGTTCAAGAAATATTATCTGTTTGTTTCCTACGATTCCTTGTTCGAGGATTATAACGTCCGTGTGGCGCGTGCAGATGTTATTACTGGGCCTTATCTGGATTATAACGGCCAAGATATGAGCGATAGTGAGCAGTTGCCACAGTATGAGATCGGGACCAAAATTCTCGGCGGCTACCGGTTTGGCGATGATCCGGGATGGATAGCTCCTGGGCATAATTCAGTATTAAACGATAACGGCAATTATTTCATGGTTCATCATGCACGAGGGGAAATGGATAAGCACTGGGCTTATCTGCATGTCCGTAAAATACTGTGGACAGAGGACGGTTGGCCAGTAGTTTCACCGGAACGTTATGCAGGAGAGCTGGAACAGGAGATCCCAGAACGTCTACTAACCGGAACATGGGAGCAAGTGCTATTGGACCCTTCGGTGGACGGACAGGTACAATCGGCTCCGCTAGTATTTCAGAGCAACGGCAATGTTGAGGGAGCGTGTGGTGCAGGACAATGGTCCTTGGACGGTAATAGAACATTAACTTTGGTATGGAACGATATTCAACAGGGAGCGGGCCGCACCGAGAAGCTTCAACTGTTGCCTGCATGGGATTGGGAGCAGAACAGAGCCACGCTTGTATTTACCGGACTGAATGAAATCGGCATTGCCAGCTGGGGTAAACAGAGCTCCTGA
- a CDS encoding carbohydrate ABC transporter permease, with the protein MSHSRRRNLTSTIIFIILLIGAVFMIGPLLWMLSTSLKDKQDVFALPPVWIPSPFNFGKYKEIWEAGPLLSGIKNSLIIALSVTIVGTFTSSLAAFAFAKLRFPGKNKIFLLMLSSLMIPYPAVMIPQFFIFSQLGWIDTLLPLIVPGLFGNIVMIFFLRQYLSSVPNAIIEAAKIDGSSYFRLYSSITFPLIKPAIAAQLILWFMGIWNDYLAPIIYLNSPEKQTLQLVIANFNATYAIQTDYPLIMAASIISLLPMLIIFLVFQKQIIESVAISGVKG; encoded by the coding sequence ATGTCCCATTCACGAAGAAGAAATCTCACGAGTACAATCATATTCATTATTCTACTAATTGGTGCAGTGTTCATGATTGGTCCGCTGCTATGGATGCTGTCCACTTCACTTAAGGATAAGCAGGATGTCTTCGCTTTACCGCCAGTCTGGATTCCGAGTCCGTTCAATTTCGGTAAGTACAAGGAAATCTGGGAGGCCGGTCCGCTGCTTAGCGGGATTAAGAACAGTTTGATCATTGCCCTCTCCGTAACTATAGTGGGTACGTTCACCTCAAGTCTGGCAGCCTTTGCTTTTGCCAAGCTGAGATTCCCGGGGAAAAATAAAATATTTCTGCTGATGCTGTCTTCCCTGATGATTCCTTATCCAGCTGTTATGATTCCGCAGTTCTTCATCTTCTCCCAGCTGGGCTGGATCGATACTTTGTTGCCTTTGATCGTACCGGGTCTCTTCGGTAACATTGTCATGATCTTTTTCCTGCGGCAGTATTTGAGCAGTGTGCCTAACGCTATTATTGAAGCCGCCAAGATTGACGGAAGTTCGTATTTCCGACTGTATAGCTCGATTACCTTCCCATTGATTAAACCGGCGATTGCCGCACAGCTGATCCTATGGTTTATGGGTATCTGGAATGATTATCTGGCGCCGATTATTTATCTGAATTCACCGGAGAAGCAGACCTTGCAGCTCGTTATTGCGAACTTCAATGCGACTTACGCCATTCAGACCGATTATCCGCTTATCATGGCGGCATCGATCATTTCGCTATTGCCAATGCTGATTATTTTTCTGGTTTTCCAGAAACAAATTATCGAGTCTGTGGCGATTTCTGGAGTCAAAGGGTAG
- a CDS encoding sugar ABC transporter permease: MTTSNLYRKEKIYGFLFILAPLLGLIVFTLYPMFYSIYGSLTDWDGLGQMNFIGLSNFTDLFTDELFHKAVFNTLFMMLGIPIGITLALLLALGLNRGARGTTTFRVIYYVPVISSLAAVSIMWNWAYNGDYGLVNQFLDLFGISGPNWMANKYTVKPALIIMAVWKGLGYTMLLYLAALQSVSRTYYEAAELDGANGFQSFRHITWPMVRPVTFFIVVTNIIGGSQIFTEMNIMTPTGGPEYASASVVFYIWQKAFGSFQMGYASAMAVVLGAFIFVVTLIQFRMNEKSSFDVD, encoded by the coding sequence ATGACCACGTCCAACCTCTATCGGAAAGAAAAGATTTACGGATTTTTGTTTATTCTTGCTCCATTACTGGGTCTAATTGTGTTTACACTCTATCCGATGTTTTACTCCATCTATGGTTCGTTAACGGACTGGGACGGCTTGGGCCAGATGAATTTTATTGGTCTTAGCAACTTCACAGATCTGTTTACGGATGAATTATTTCATAAAGCAGTGTTTAATACGCTGTTCATGATGCTGGGGATTCCAATCGGTATCACGCTAGCGCTTCTACTAGCTCTCGGATTAAACCGTGGAGCTCGAGGTACTACTACCTTTCGTGTTATTTACTATGTCCCGGTCATTTCTTCATTGGCAGCAGTCTCCATTATGTGGAACTGGGCCTATAACGGTGACTATGGTCTAGTGAATCAGTTTCTGGATCTGTTTGGTATTTCCGGTCCCAACTGGATGGCTAATAAGTACACTGTTAAACCAGCCTTGATTATTATGGCTGTCTGGAAGGGTCTCGGCTATACCATGCTGCTCTATTTAGCAGCGCTACAGAGTGTATCAAGAACTTATTATGAAGCCGCAGAACTTGATGGGGCAAATGGCTTTCAGTCCTTTAGGCATATTACCTGGCCGATGGTACGTCCAGTCACCTTCTTTATTGTGGTTACGAATATTATCGGAGGATCGCAAATTTTTACCGAGATGAACATTATGACCCCTACAGGCGGTCCGGAATATGCTTCGGCTTCCGTAGTGTTCTACATTTGGCAGAAGGCTTTCGGCAGCTTCCAGATGGGTTATGCTTCCGCTATGGCAGTAGTCCTCGGCGCTTTCATATTTGTTGTGACTCTTATCCAATTTAGAATGAACGAGAAATCTTCGTTCGATGTCGATTGA
- a CDS encoding sugar ABC transporter substrate-binding protein, with protein MLKKKSWFTLLSLILTVSVVLAGCGGNNNNAAKSNTGNTGTTATKTDDSKETKELTFMYRGGTDEQAAYKKVIEKFEADHPNVKVKIIVTAADQYATKLKASITGKSVPDVFYFESGDLKAYVNSGVLLDLTSYIEANKDINLDNIWKYGVDLYRYDGTMAGQGNIYGMPKDVGPFALGYNKTMFEKAGIPLPDKDKPYTWDEFVKVAQQLTVDTTGDGKPDQYGTGFNVQWALQAFVWSNGADWIDATKTKVTIDDPKFAEALQYMADLQNKYKVTPSTEQAQTLDTYQRWMKGEMAFFPVGPWDMSTYETLPFDYDLIPYPAGSTGKSATWTGSLGIGASAKTKYPEEAVALIDYLTASKEGMEALVKAKVQIPNLIDMATEWAADTTTKPANKEEFLQIVNDYGRVLPGHYTYNAEWYNLFFTDIQPVIDGKVTAADYVKSEQPKMQKLLDKAIEQEEKSKK; from the coding sequence TTGCTAAAGAAAAAGAGTTGGTTTACACTGCTGTCATTAATTCTGACAGTATCGGTTGTACTAGCAGGCTGCGGAGGAAACAACAACAATGCGGCTAAGAGTAATACCGGAAACACAGGAACAACAGCAACTAAAACGGATGATTCAAAAGAAACTAAAGAATTAACTTTTATGTACAGAGGTGGAACGGATGAGCAGGCAGCTTACAAAAAAGTAATCGAAAAATTCGAAGCTGACCATCCAAATGTAAAAGTGAAAATAATTGTGACAGCGGCCGATCAATATGCTACGAAACTGAAAGCCTCCATAACTGGTAAAAGCGTCCCCGACGTGTTCTATTTCGAATCGGGTGATTTGAAGGCATATGTGAACAGTGGCGTACTGCTGGATCTGACTAGCTATATTGAAGCTAATAAAGATATTAACCTTGATAATATTTGGAAATATGGTGTAGACCTGTACCGTTATGACGGCACAATGGCGGGTCAAGGCAATATTTACGGTATGCCTAAAGACGTTGGACCTTTCGCACTGGGCTACAACAAGACCATGTTTGAAAAAGCAGGCATTCCACTTCCCGATAAAGACAAACCGTATACATGGGATGAATTTGTCAAAGTTGCTCAGCAGTTAACAGTTGATACTACTGGAGATGGCAAACCGGATCAATACGGTACTGGCTTTAACGTACAATGGGCGCTTCAGGCTTTTGTATGGAGCAATGGGGCTGACTGGATTGATGCAACTAAAACTAAGGTAACCATTGATGATCCGAAATTTGCGGAAGCACTGCAATACATGGCTGACCTGCAAAATAAATACAAAGTAACACCTTCCACTGAGCAAGCACAAACACTGGATACTTACCAACGTTGGATGAAGGGCGAAATGGCGTTCTTCCCAGTAGGTCCTTGGGATATGAGCACTTATGAAACCTTGCCGTTCGATTATGATCTAATCCCTTACCCTGCAGGTTCTACCGGTAAATCAGCAACATGGACTGGTTCGTTAGGTATCGGTGCCTCTGCAAAAACGAAGTATCCGGAAGAAGCAGTAGCCTTGATTGATTATCTGACGGCTTCGAAAGAAGGTATGGAAGCGCTTGTAAAAGCAAAAGTGCAAATTCCTAACTTGATTGATATGGCTACAGAGTGGGCAGCAGATACTACTACTAAACCAGCTAATAAAGAAGAATTCCTGCAAATCGTCAATGATTACGGAAGAGTTCTTCCAGGTCATTACACTTACAATGCAGAATGGTACAATCTGTTCTTCACAGACATTCAACCTGTGATCGATGGCAAAGTAACCGCGGCTGATTATGTGAAATCAGAGCAGCCTAAAATGCAGAAATTGCTGGACAAAGCGATTGAACAAGAAGAAAAATCCAAAAAATAA